From the genome of Treponema peruense:
ATCTTATTGATGCTATGAGCGGAATGGCGCAGGGACTTTTTGCCTCGCTTCTTATCGGAACAATTGTAAAGACTTTCGGACAGCAGCTTTTGCGGCTCGGAACAAATCCTGTCTTTGAATTCCTTGTAAATGCAGGAAACTTTGCCACTGACCCTCATGTTGTAGGCGCTGCAATGGCTGTCGGAATAGGATATGCCATGAAGGTTGCACCGCTGGTTCTTTTCTGTCTGGTTGCTGTAGGTTCTGCAGCGAATGTTTCAGGAGGGGCGGGCGGTCCGCTTGCAGTTCTTGTTATAAGTATACTTGCGGCTGAATGTGGTTCCCTCGTAAGCAAAAAGACAAAGATAGACATAATTGTTACCCCTTTTGTTACGATTCTTTCCGGGGCACTTTTGACTGTTCTCTGTGCCGGAATCATCGGAAAAGCAGCCGCGTCTTTCGGCAACCTCATTGTCTGGGCAACAACACTCAGACCTTTTGTAATGGGAATGATTATTTCTGTCGTTGTAGGCGTGGCTCTTACACTTCCTATAAGTTCTGCGGCAATAT
Proteins encoded in this window:
- a CDS encoding PTS transporter subunit IIC, which translates into the protein MNKYVKRYLIDAMSGMAQGLFASLLIGTIVKTFGQQLLRLGTNPVFEFLVNAGNFATDPHVVGAAMAVGIGYAMKVAPLVLFCLVAVGSAANVSGGAGGPLAVLVISILAAECGSLVSKKTKIDIIVTPFVTILSGALLTVLCAGIIGKAAASFGNLIVWATTLRPFVMGMIISVVVGVALTLPISSAAICAALGLTGLAGGAAVAGCCAQMVGFAVMSFKENRWSGLLSQGLGTSMLQMPNIIKNPRIWIPPVLASLITGPVATCLFKMEMNGAAVSSGMGTCGFVGQIGVITGWFQPSAAAVLHGAVPVTPGFMDWAGLVLVCFILPGLLSWLFSAALRKAGWIKEGDLVLPE